One Alnus glutinosa chromosome 3, dhAlnGlut1.1, whole genome shotgun sequence genomic region harbors:
- the LOC133864329 gene encoding rust resistance kinase Lr10-like, which yields MSAAAAFVVIAVVVIIVKIVIVFEVCKRVAERAASRTVTTVTPSYDSRFLTLTMDKFLNDMEREKPTRFTSQQLRIATENFTNLLGSGGFGFVYKGIFSDGTVVAVKVLYGSSDQTIEKQFMAEVSTIGRVHHFNLVRLYGFCFEKYMRALVYEYLGNSSLDRYLFSENNILGFEKLHEIAVGTARGIAYLHEECQQRIIHYDIKPGNILLDANFFPKVADFGLAKLCNRENTHITMTGGKGTPGYAAPEMWMPFPITHKCDVYSFGMLLFEIIGRRRNLDIRLPESQQEWFPMWIWKKFEDGELGDQLTIVCGVEENHRETAERMVKVALLCVQHKPASRPEMSAVVKMLEGAVEIPTPLSPFQHMLDVAPFPNESSNPLQTDSTFDSEDSSQTVTGSGFVRATPVMRRYEIEIASC from the exons ATGTCTGCCGCAGCTGCTTTTGTTGTGATCGCCGTGG TAGTCATCATTGTAAAGATTGTTATTGTGTTTGAGGTATGCAAAAGAGTAGCTGAAAGAGCTGCTAGCAGGACTGTAACCACTGTTACTCCTTCGTACGACTCACGATTTCTGACGCTGACCATGGATAAATTTCTCAACGACATGGAAAGAGAGAAACCAACCAGATTTACCTCTCAGCAGCTCAGGATCGCAACAGAAAACTTCACTAATTTGTTGGGTTCGGGTGGGTTTGGATTCGTCTATAAGGGGATCTTTAGTGACGGAACCGTAGTGGCAGTGAAGGTTCTATATGGGAGCTCCGATCAGACGATTGAGAAACAATTCATGGCGGAAGTTAGTACAATTGGAAGAGTTCATCATTTCAATCTGGTTCGTCTTTATGGTTTCTGTTTTGAGAAGTACATGAGAGCACTTGTTTATGAGTACCTGGGGAATAGCTCGCTTGACAGGTACTTATTCAGTGAAAACAACATCTTAGGATTCGAAAAGCTTCATGAGATTGCAGTTGGGACAGCCAGAGGGATTGCTTACTTGCACGAAGAATGTCAGCAGAGAATAATCCATTATGATATAAAACCAGGAAATATTCTCTTGGATGCAAACTTCTTTCCGAAAGTTGCTGATTTCGGTTTGGCCAAGCTCTGTAACAGGGAAAATACTCATATCACTATGACAGGAGGAAAGGGGACTCCTGGTTACGCTGCACCAGAAATGTGGATGCCATTTCCCATAACCCACAAGTGTGATGTCTACAGCTTTGGGATGCTATTATTTGAAATCATAGGTAGAAGAAGGAACCTAGACATCCGTCTTCCAGAGAGCCAGCAGGAATGGTTCCCAATGTGGATCTGGAAAAAGTTTGAAGATGGAGAACTAGGAGATCAATTGACCATAGTTTGTGGAGTGGAGGAGAATCATAGAGAAACGGCAGAGAGAATGGTTAAAGTTGCTCTCTTGTGTGTTCAACATAAGCCTGCATCCAGGCCTGAGATGAGTGCTGTTGTGAAGATGTTGGAAGGAGCAGTAGAAATTCCAACACCTTTAAGTCCATTCCAGCACATGTTGGATGTTGCTCCTTTCCCTAATGAATCTTCCAATCCATTACAGACTGATAGCACATTTGATTCAGAAGATTCATCTCAAACGGTTACAGGATCTGGCTTTGTACGTGCTACCCCAGTGATGAGGAGGTATGAGATTGAAATAGCCTCTTGCTAG